In Nitrospiraceae bacterium, the genomic stretch CTAATTGTCGGCTCAAATTCCCGATGGCCTGCTGTAGGTTCAGTAAGCCAGCGAGGCGAGTGCTCGCGATTTCATCGAACAGACCCTCTTCCACCGCATGGAGAGCCAGGTGTGGCTCAACTTGGGCTTCCAGTAAATCCCGAAGACTCCGCCATACGGCCTTTCTGAGACCTGCTGAACCTTGAAGGCCCGCAAAGGGTCCGACGGTCTGCCCGCTCTTTTCCAAAAGTACGGCTAGAAGATATTCATAGAAAAAGTCGCCGACGAGTTCTAAAGAAGACACCCCGGCTTTCAGCGAATCCAATTCCGCTTGCTCGACATGAAGATGGAGAGCGAACTGGTGGAATGTTAGAACATGGAGATCGAAGAGCGCACAGGAATGCTCGGCGCACAATAACCATTGGAGCCTCCTGCGCAAGGATCCAGAAGGCACAAGAATGGCGAGCGGCGCGCGGGAATCAGCCGATTTGATCTGCTGGACCGTTTCGACAAGAGCTGATTCGAGGTGAGGAAAGAATGGACCGCTGACAAGGGTAAACATCCGGACTTTTAGTTTCGATCGGAGGTAAGGCGAAAAGACCGATCCTGCCGATTGCTAGCCGGTTTCTGGTCCTATGAGTTCCCCATTACAATCAGGGCAACTCCAATCCCCGTCAATCAGGGACATGGGATCCCCACAGAAAGAACATTCCGGTGGAGGACCGGAAGGGACCCTGGGAAGGACGGGCAACTCAATATCTAATTCAATTTCGTCTTCGTCTTCATTAGGCATATGAAAACCCCGTTTATCTTACGCGGTCGTTATCTCCTCAGAATGTGTATGAGGAGTTGTTGTAGAGATGAAATCCTGAGATTAATCCTCAGTTTCCTCTTTTTTAGGTTTTGGCTTCGCCTTCGCTTGCAGCGCTTTCTCCGCGCTCTCCCGGGGTGGAACCCCGATAAAAGTCAACCGCCCATTGATCAGGGTTGCTGGCACGGCACGAATAGCATGTCGCTCCGCGAGTTCTTGACCGGCCTCCGATGTAATATCAATCTCCCGGTAACTAAAACTATATTTGACCCGCATGCCCTTCCACAGCGTTTTTGCATTTGGGCAGGCTGAACAGGATTTTGACACCAACAAGGTCACATTCGCCATTGCATTCACTCCTCCGTAATAAACTTCCCAATATGGTCATGTTAGCACTGACGAAAATAGGCGGGCAAGGTAAACCGAAAAAACCGCAATTCACGTGCCACGAGAGAACAACGTAAAAGAAGACGGCAAGATGGACATGCAGCGCGGCTTACATCTTGCGAGGTTCGAGTTCGATGATGCCTTTGCGAATGGCCAGGATGGCCGCTTGGGTTCGATCAAACACATGCAGTTTATGAAAGATATTGCGGACGTGATTTTTAACGGTCTTTTCACTCAGATCCAGGACGTTCGCAATTTCCTTATTTGTTTTTCCATCCGCCACTAATTGCAACACGGTGATTTCACGGTCGGTGAGATCGTGTTCCAAAATTCCCCGTTTTTTGCCTTTGCCTTCAGACAACAAAGAGAACTCGACCAGAATCTTACTGGCAACCGATGGATGAATAAGAGACTCGCCACGGGCAATAGTCCGGATAGCAGCCACAATTTGCGCGGAATCACTATCTTTGAGTAAATATCCGGTAGCTCCGGCTCGCACCAGATCAAAAATGTATTGCTGTTCTTCGTACATGGTAAGGGCCACCACCCCGATGTGAGGAAATTCCCGTTTAATAATTCGCGTGGCTTCCACCCCCGTCATGCCCGGCATACTAACATCCATGAGAATCACATCAGGCATAAGCAGTCGGGTTTGTTCGACGGCCTCTCCTCCATCTTTCGCTTCCCCTACGACCTGGATATCGTCCTTAGTTTCCAGAATCGCGCATAACCCTTCCCGCACCACACGATGATCATCAACAATGAGGACTTTAGTCGTTTTGGGCATAAGGCACCTTTTCCTTTAATACCAGAGGAATGTAAATTTCAACCTTCGTGCCGGTGCCGGGTTTCGACACCCACTGCACGTTTCCGCCTAACATTCTCGCCCGTTCCGTCATACTTCTTACTCCGAAATGATCCCATTTTTCAGGATTCTGCCCCTCTGCCTTGACGTCAAAACCCTGGCCATTATCTGAGACAGTCGCTTTCAAGACATCTTTCTTGAGTGTGACTTTTACAATCACCTTGGTGGCTCCGGCATGTTTGGCCACATTGCTTAATGCTTCCTGGACCATGCGAAAAACAAAGACTTTCGCTTTCGGATCAAGTTGAGATTCATCCCCACTCCCTTCAAACTCCGTCCGTATCCGGTGCTCCCTTTCATAGGCCTTCAGATAGTTTGACAACGCGGGAATAAAGGCTAAATGATCATATTGCCCAGGGCGAAGGTTATAGACCACCTCCCTGGCCTCTTGAATGGCATGCTTCAATTGCACGGTCG encodes the following:
- a CDS encoding thioredoxin family protein, encoding MANVTLLVSKSCSACPNAKTLWKGMRVKYSFSYREIDITSEAGQELAERHAIRAVPATLINGRLTFIGVPPRESAEKALQAKAKPKPKKEETED
- a CDS encoding response regulator transcription factor, yielding MPKTTKVLIVDDHRVVREGLCAILETKDDIQVVGEAKDGGEAVEQTRLLMPDVILMDVSMPGMTGVEATRIIKREFPHIGVVALTMYEEQQYIFDLVRAGATGYLLKDSDSAQIVAAIRTIARGESLIHPSVASKILVEFSLLSEGKGKKRGILEHDLTDREITVLQLVADGKTNKEIANVLDLSEKTVKNHVRNIFHKLHVFDRTQAAILAIRKGIIELEPRKM